One stretch of Methylopila sp. 73B DNA includes these proteins:
- the murD gene encoding UDP-N-acetylmuramoyl-L-alanine--D-glutamate ligase, translated as MTPATAFKGKSVAVFGLGGSGRATVRSLVAGGAEVVAFDDSAEGVARAAAEGLPTGDLRAMDFARFDSLVLAPGVPLTHPTPHWTVEKAKAAGVEIIGDIEIFCRERRAIAPDAPFVAITGTNGKSTTTALIAHLVRHAGLDAQMGGNIGVAILDLEPPSATRVHVVECSSYQIDLAPSLDPSVGVMLNLSEDHLERHGTMENYAAIKQRLVAGSDVAVIARDDAVSAAMAERLKAAGRRVVVVSETDPIDLSGARALRGAHNAQNANAALAAVRALGVADDVAYAGLATFPGLAHRMEEVAGPGRTTFINDSKATNADSAEKALASFPKVFWILGGKPKTGGVDALVPLFSKVTKAYLIGEASPAFAATLRAHDVALVELGTIDRAVAAAAADAEASDQAEPVVLFSPACASFDQFPNFEKRGDAFRAAVQGLEAAKA; from the coding sequence GTGACGCCGGCGACCGCGTTCAAGGGAAAGAGCGTCGCGGTGTTCGGGCTCGGCGGCTCGGGCCGCGCCACCGTGCGCAGCCTGGTCGCCGGCGGGGCCGAGGTCGTCGCCTTCGACGACAGCGCCGAGGGCGTGGCGAGGGCGGCGGCCGAGGGGCTTCCGACCGGCGACCTCCGCGCCATGGACTTCGCCCGGTTCGACAGCCTCGTGCTGGCGCCGGGCGTGCCGCTGACTCACCCGACGCCGCACTGGACGGTAGAGAAGGCGAAGGCCGCGGGCGTCGAGATCATCGGCGACATTGAGATCTTCTGCCGCGAGCGCCGGGCCATCGCGCCCGATGCGCCCTTCGTCGCGATCACGGGCACCAACGGCAAATCCACCACCACCGCGCTCATCGCCCATCTCGTCCGCCACGCCGGGCTCGACGCGCAGATGGGCGGCAACATCGGCGTCGCGATCCTCGATCTCGAACCGCCGTCCGCGACCCGCGTCCACGTCGTCGAATGCTCGTCCTACCAGATCGACCTCGCGCCGAGCCTCGACCCCAGCGTCGGCGTGATGCTGAACCTCTCCGAGGACCACCTCGAACGGCATGGGACGATGGAGAACTACGCCGCCATCAAGCAGCGGCTGGTCGCGGGTTCGGACGTCGCCGTGATCGCCCGCGACGACGCGGTCTCCGCGGCGATGGCGGAGCGGCTGAAGGCCGCCGGCCGCCGCGTCGTCGTCGTCTCCGAGACCGACCCGATCGACCTGTCGGGCGCCCGCGCGCTCCGCGGCGCGCACAACGCGCAGAACGCCAATGCGGCGCTGGCCGCCGTGCGGGCGCTCGGCGTCGCGGACGACGTCGCCTACGCCGGCCTCGCGACCTTCCCCGGTCTCGCCCATCGCATGGAGGAGGTGGCCGGCCCCGGCCGCACGACCTTCATCAACGATTCGAAGGCGACCAACGCCGACAGCGCGGAAAAGGCTTTGGCGTCGTTCCCCAAGGTGTTCTGGATCCTGGGCGGCAAGCCCAAGACCGGCGGCGTCGACGCGCTGGTCCCGCTGTTTTCGAAGGTGACGAAGGCCTACCTCATCGGCGAGGCCTCGCCCGCCTTCGCCGCGACGCTGCGCGCGCACGACGTGGCCTTGGTGGAGCTCGGCACGATCGACCGCGCGGTCGCGGCCGCCGCGGCCGACGCCGAGGCCTCAGACCAGGCGGAGCCCGTCGTGCTGTTCTCGCCGGCCTGCGCCTCGTTCGACCAGTTTCCGAACTTCGAAAAGCGCGGCGACGCATTCCGCGCGGCGGTGCAGGGGCTTGAGGCCGCGAAGGCCTAA
- the murC gene encoding UDP-N-acetylmuramate--L-alanine ligase: protein MKLPRDIGPVHFVGIGGIGMSGIAEVLANHGYKVQGSDAAESANVKRLRDKGIAVTIGHAAENLGDAEVVVVSSAIKRGNPELNAAREKRLPVVRRAEMLAELMRLKTCVAIAGTHGKTTTTSLVATLLDAGAMDPTVINGGIINAYGTNARMGEGDWMVVEADESDGTFLKLPTDVAVVTNIDPEHLDHFGTFDAVKAAFRSFVENVPFYGFAVMCLDHPTVQDMVGTIEDRRVVTYGENPQADVRLLDVDLKGGQARFRVAIRDRKTGAETRIDDLVLPMAGRHNALNATAAIAVAHELGVSADQIRAGLAKFGGVKRRFTRTGEWNGVAIFDDYGHHPVEISAVLKAARASTDARVIAVVQPHRYSRLHALFDGFSSCFNDADTVIVADVYAAGEQPIEGASRDDLVAGLRARGHRHVIPLEGPQALAGVVASVAKPGDYVVLLGAGTSTYWAAALPEELAALKAGA, encoded by the coding sequence ATGAAACTTCCCCGCGACATCGGCCCCGTCCACTTCGTCGGCATCGGCGGCATCGGCATGTCCGGCATCGCCGAGGTGCTGGCCAACCACGGCTACAAGGTCCAGGGCTCCGACGCGGCGGAAAGCGCCAACGTCAAGCGCCTGCGCGACAAGGGCATCGCCGTCACCATCGGCCATGCCGCCGAGAACCTCGGCGACGCCGAGGTCGTGGTGGTGTCCTCCGCCATCAAGCGCGGCAACCCCGAGCTCAACGCCGCCCGCGAGAAGCGGCTGCCGGTGGTGCGGCGCGCGGAGATGCTGGCCGAGCTGATGCGGCTGAAGACCTGCGTCGCCATCGCCGGCACCCACGGCAAGACCACGACCACCTCGCTCGTCGCGACGCTGCTCGACGCCGGCGCGATGGACCCGACCGTGATCAACGGCGGCATCATCAACGCCTACGGCACCAACGCCCGCATGGGCGAGGGCGACTGGATGGTGGTGGAGGCCGACGAGAGCGACGGCACCTTCCTGAAGCTGCCGACCGACGTCGCGGTCGTCACCAACATCGACCCCGAGCACCTCGACCACTTCGGCACCTTCGACGCGGTGAAGGCGGCGTTCCGCTCCTTCGTCGAGAACGTGCCGTTCTACGGCTTCGCGGTGATGTGCCTCGACCACCCGACCGTCCAGGACATGGTGGGCACGATCGAGGACCGCCGGGTCGTGACCTACGGCGAGAACCCTCAGGCGGACGTGCGGCTGCTCGACGTCGATCTGAAGGGCGGCCAGGCCCGGTTCCGCGTCGCCATCCGCGACCGCAAGACGGGCGCCGAGACCCGGATCGACGACCTCGTGCTGCCCATGGCCGGCCGCCACAACGCGCTGAACGCGACCGCGGCGATCGCCGTCGCGCACGAGCTCGGCGTGTCCGCGGACCAGATCCGCGCAGGACTCGCCAAGTTCGGCGGCGTGAAGCGGCGCTTCACCCGCACCGGCGAGTGGAACGGCGTCGCGATCTTCGACGACTACGGCCACCACCCGGTCGAGATCTCCGCGGTGCTGAAGGCGGCGCGCGCGTCCACCGACGCCCGCGTCATCGCGGTTGTGCAGCCGCACCGCTACTCCCGCCTGCACGCGCTGTTCGACGGCTTCTCCAGCTGCTTCAACGACGCCGACACCGTGATCGTGGCGGACGTCTACGCCGCCGGCGAGCAGCCGATCGAGGGCGCGTCGCGCGACGACCTGGTGGCGGGCCTGCGCGCCCGCGGCCATCGGCACGTCATCCCGCTCGAAGGCCCGCAGGCGCTCGCGGGCGTCGTGGCGAGCGTGGCGAAGCCCGGCGACTACGTCGTGCTGCTCGGCGCCGGCACCTCGACCTATTGGGCCGCAGCCCTGCCAGAGGAGCTCGCGGCGCTGAAGGCCGGCGCATGA
- a CDS encoding UDP-N-acetylmuramoylalanyl-D-glutamyl-2,6-diaminopimelate--D-alanyl-D-alanine ligase, whose amino-acid sequence MTTSSMFAEPLWTTPELALATAGRVVGRADEPATGVSIDSRTVARGDVFFAIKGDVHDGHKFVADALARGAALAVIDEAHAAELKDAGALLVVKDVLAALVATGVAARARSKARIVAVTGSVGKTSTKEALRLVLAEDGPTHASAASHNNHWGVPLTLARLPRSAAYGVFEIGMNHPDEIRPLVKMVRPHVAAITNVEPVHLAAFPNVEAIADAKAEVFEGFANGGHAVINRDNPHYERLKTAATAAGAAVWSFGEHVSSDARLDRLAMKEQGSCVAATVLGEGVTFKIGAPGRHVVQNALAVLLSAKLAGADLALAALALARFAPPAGRGKRLALSAPGGVLTVIDESYNANPASMRAALALLGQSPVQSGGRRIAVLGDMLELGPESEALHAKVAEAAASAKIDLVFTAGPLMKALNDALPPARRGGWAATAAELEPKLFERLRGKDVVMIKGSNGSRMGPLVAALRDRFAPADETFAAGSL is encoded by the coding sequence ATGACGACGTCCAGCATGTTCGCCGAGCCGCTGTGGACCACGCCCGAGCTCGCCCTCGCGACCGCCGGCCGCGTCGTCGGCCGCGCCGACGAGCCCGCGACCGGGGTCTCGATCGACAGCCGCACCGTGGCCCGCGGCGACGTGTTCTTCGCGATCAAGGGCGACGTGCACGACGGCCACAAGTTCGTCGCGGACGCGCTCGCCCGCGGGGCGGCGCTCGCCGTGATCGACGAAGCCCATGCGGCCGAGCTGAAGGACGCCGGCGCGCTCCTGGTGGTGAAGGACGTGCTCGCCGCGCTGGTCGCGACCGGCGTCGCGGCGCGCGCCCGCTCGAAGGCCCGGATCGTCGCCGTGACCGGCTCGGTCGGCAAGACCTCGACCAAGGAGGCGCTACGCCTCGTGCTGGCCGAGGACGGCCCGACCCACGCCTCCGCCGCGTCCCACAACAACCACTGGGGCGTGCCGTTGACGCTCGCCCGGCTGCCGCGCTCCGCCGCCTACGGCGTGTTCGAGATCGGCATGAACCATCCCGACGAGATCCGGCCGCTGGTGAAGATGGTCCGCCCGCACGTGGCGGCGATCACCAACGTCGAGCCGGTGCATCTCGCGGCCTTCCCCAACGTGGAGGCGATCGCCGACGCCAAGGCCGAGGTGTTCGAGGGCTTCGCCAACGGCGGCCATGCGGTGATCAACCGCGACAACCCCCATTACGAGCGCCTGAAGACGGCGGCCACGGCGGCCGGCGCCGCGGTCTGGAGCTTCGGGGAGCACGTCTCGTCCGACGCCCGGCTCGACCGGCTCGCCATGAAGGAGCAGGGCTCCTGCGTCGCGGCGACGGTGCTGGGCGAGGGCGTGACCTTCAAGATCGGCGCGCCCGGCCGCCACGTGGTGCAGAACGCGCTCGCGGTGCTCCTGTCCGCCAAGCTCGCCGGCGCCGACCTTGCTCTCGCCGCGCTCGCGCTCGCCCGTTTCGCGCCGCCGGCCGGCCGCGGCAAGCGGCTGGCGCTGAGCGCCCCCGGCGGCGTGCTCACCGTCATCGACGAGAGCTACAACGCCAACCCCGCCTCGATGCGCGCCGCGCTCGCGCTGCTCGGCCAGAGCCCGGTTCAGTCCGGCGGCCGGCGGATCGCCGTGCTGGGCGACATGCTGGAGCTCGGCCCCGAGTCGGAGGCGCTCCACGCCAAGGTGGCCGAAGCGGCCGCGAGCGCGAAGATCGACCTCGTGTTCACGGCCGGACCGCTTATGAAGGCGCTGAACGACGCGCTGCCGCCCGCCCGGCGCGGCGGATGGGCCGCGACCGCGGCGGAGCTCGAACCGAAGCTCTTCGAGCGGCTGCGAGGAAAGGACGTGGTGATGATCAAGGGATCGAACGGCTCCAGGATGGGGCCGTTGGTGGCGGCGCTCAGGGACCGCTTCGCGCCCGCCGACGAGACCTTCGCGGCGGGGTCGCTCTGA
- the murG gene encoding undecaprenyldiphospho-muramoylpentapeptide beta-N-acetylglucosaminyltransferase, which translates to MTDWPRPILLAAGGTGGHLFPAEALAVELGRRDVPVELVTDERALAYASKFPARAVHALPADTLRGSGALAYAKLGLTLARGVGKGVGLMRRVRPAAVVGFGGYPSFPPLVAGRIAGVPVVLHEQNAVMGRANRMLARFATTIATGFPDVSGAPSGAVTTHVGNPVRPQVISASGVAYEAPEGDRPIRLLVFGGSQGARVMSEVVPAALALLPGELKARLRVTQQARPEDLEAARAAYAAAGIEANLTSFFDDMPARMALAHFVIARAGASTVAELAVIGRPSILVPLPHALDNDQLANANALALSGGAVVWPQARLTPEALSEDLSIRLADGAALSASAAAARRVGKPDAAARLADVVLAAAGVHAPAPASLTS; encoded by the coding sequence ATGACCGACTGGCCGCGACCCATCCTGCTGGCGGCCGGCGGCACCGGCGGCCACCTCTTCCCGGCGGAAGCGCTGGCGGTCGAGCTCGGCCGCCGCGACGTGCCGGTGGAGCTCGTGACCGACGAGCGGGCGCTCGCCTACGCCTCCAAGTTTCCGGCCCGTGCGGTGCACGCGCTGCCGGCCGACACGCTGCGCGGCTCGGGCGCGCTCGCCTACGCCAAGCTCGGGCTGACCCTCGCCCGCGGGGTAGGGAAGGGCGTCGGCCTCATGCGCCGCGTGCGGCCCGCGGCCGTGGTCGGCTTCGGCGGCTATCCCTCGTTTCCGCCCCTGGTCGCCGGGCGGATCGCCGGCGTGCCGGTCGTGCTGCACGAGCAGAACGCGGTGATGGGGCGCGCCAACCGGATGCTGGCAAGGTTCGCCACCACCATCGCGACCGGCTTTCCCGACGTGTCCGGCGCGCCCTCCGGCGCCGTGACGACGCATGTGGGCAATCCCGTGCGGCCCCAGGTGATCTCGGCCAGCGGCGTCGCCTACGAGGCGCCCGAGGGCGATCGGCCGATCCGCCTGCTGGTGTTCGGCGGCAGCCAGGGCGCGCGGGTGATGTCCGAGGTGGTGCCGGCGGCGCTCGCTCTGCTGCCGGGCGAACTCAAGGCCCGGCTCCGCGTGACGCAGCAGGCGCGGCCCGAAGATCTCGAGGCCGCCCGCGCGGCCTATGCGGCGGCCGGCATCGAGGCCAACCTCACGAGCTTCTTCGACGACATGCCCGCCCGCATGGCGCTCGCCCATTTCGTCATCGCGCGCGCCGGCGCCTCGACGGTCGCGGAGCTCGCGGTGATCGGCCGGCCCTCGATCCTGGTGCCGCTGCCGCACGCGCTCGACAACGACCAGCTCGCCAACGCCAACGCCCTGGCGCTATCCGGCGGCGCGGTGGTGTGGCCGCAGGCGCGCCTCACCCCCGAGGCGCTCTCCGAAGACCTCTCGATTCGGCTCGCCGACGGCGCGGCGCTTTCGGCGTCCGCGGCCGCGGCGCGGCGCGTCGGCAAACCGGACGCCGCCGCTCGGCTCGCGGATGTGGTATTGGCCGCCGCCGGCGTCCACGCGCCTGCGCCCGCCTCGCTCACGTCCTGA
- the mraY gene encoding phospho-N-acetylmuramoyl-pentapeptide-transferase — protein sequence MLYFLADLSWAFPGLNLFRYITFRTGGAIMTAALFVFLFGPWIIGQLRLKQGKGQPIRSDGPQTHLAKRGTPTMGGLMILSGLVATTLLWANLANPYVWIVLFVTIGFGAIGFYDDYLKVTKQTHAGYSGKMRLAIEFAIAGIAVYAITRVGQPGFSTSLAFPFLKNFLLDLGWFFLLFGAVVIVGAGNAVNLTDGLDGLAIVPVMIAAASFGFIAYLAGNAVFADYLQIHFTLGTGELAVVCGAVLGAGLGFLWFNAPPAQIFMGDTGSLAMGGMLGAVAVAAKHEIVLAIIGGLFVLEAVSVIVQVASFKLTGKRVFRMAPIHHHFEQLGWSEPQVVVRFWIVAVVLALVGLATLKLR from the coding sequence ATGCTGTATTTCCTCGCCGACCTGTCCTGGGCCTTTCCGGGGCTGAACCTGTTCCGCTACATCACCTTCCGCACCGGCGGCGCGATCATGACCGCGGCGCTGTTCGTGTTCCTGTTCGGCCCCTGGATCATCGGCCAACTCCGCCTGAAGCAGGGCAAGGGCCAACCGATTCGCTCCGACGGCCCCCAGACCCACCTCGCCAAGCGCGGCACGCCGACCATGGGCGGCCTGATGATCCTGTCCGGCCTTGTCGCCACGACGCTGCTGTGGGCGAACCTCGCGAACCCCTACGTCTGGATCGTGCTGTTCGTGACCATCGGCTTCGGCGCAATAGGCTTCTACGACGACTATCTCAAGGTCACGAAGCAGACCCACGCGGGCTACTCCGGCAAGATGCGCCTCGCGATCGAGTTCGCGATCGCCGGGATCGCGGTCTACGCCATCACCCGCGTCGGCCAGCCCGGCTTCTCCACCTCGCTCGCGTTCCCCTTCCTGAAGAACTTCCTGCTCGACCTCGGCTGGTTCTTCCTGCTGTTCGGCGCGGTGGTGATCGTGGGCGCCGGCAACGCCGTGAACCTCACCGACGGCCTCGACGGCCTCGCCATCGTTCCCGTGATGATCGCGGCCGCGAGCTTCGGCTTCATCGCCTACCTCGCCGGCAACGCGGTGTTCGCGGATTACCTGCAGATCCACTTCACGCTCGGCACCGGCGAACTGGCGGTGGTCTGCGGCGCGGTGCTGGGCGCCGGCCTCGGCTTCCTGTGGTTCAACGCCCCTCCCGCGCAGATATTCATGGGCGACACCGGCTCGCTCGCCATGGGCGGCATGCTCGGCGCGGTGGCGGTCGCCGCGAAGCACGAGATCGTGCTCGCCATCATCGGCGGCCTGTTCGTGCTGGAGGCGGTCTCGGTGATCGTCCAGGTCGCCTCGTTCAAGCTCACGGGCAAGCGCGTGTTCCGCATGGCGCCGATCCATCACCACTTCGAACAGCTCGGCTGGTCGGAGCCGCAGGTGGTGGTGCGCTTCTGGATCGTCGCCGTGGTGCTGGCGCTGGTCGGCCTCGCGACCCTCAAGCTGCGGTGA
- a CDS encoding UDP-N-acetylmuramoyl-L-alanyl-D-glutamate--2,6-diaminopimelate ligase, producing the protein MFPGVGLDAAAAATPVTGLTADSRAVTPGAVFAALAGAKTDGARFVAQALEKGAAAILSEQALEAPVPVVRVDDARLALAKAAARLYPRQPATIAAVTGTSGKSSVVTFLRQIWSHAGFKAASLGTLGVTGPSGATYGSLTTPDPVSLHRTLDELAGEGVSHLAMEASSHGLDQKRLHGVNLNAAGFTNLSRDHMDYHPTVEHYRDAKLRLFRELLPGDGTAVVWADAPDGAAFADAAQQRGQRLFTVGARGETLRLTDVKTDGLDQILSVEGIAGPRDVRLPLAGAFQAQNALTAAGLAIATGVAPEVALDALERLEGVPGRLELVGERDGAAVFVDYAHKPDAVASALAALRPFAKGRLVVVFGAGGDRDPGKRPLMGEAATAAADAVIVTDDNPRGEDPATIRAAILAAAPGAREIGDRKAAIETAVSELQPGDVLVVAGKGHETGQIVGDRTLPFSDHDVVRDALKRKGTAA; encoded by the coding sequence CTGTTTCCAGGCGTCGGCCTCGACGCCGCCGCCGCCGCCACGCCCGTCACGGGACTGACCGCCGACAGCCGGGCCGTGACGCCCGGCGCGGTGTTCGCGGCGCTCGCTGGCGCGAAGACCGACGGCGCCCGCTTCGTCGCCCAGGCGCTGGAGAAGGGCGCGGCCGCGATCCTGTCCGAACAGGCGCTCGAGGCGCCGGTTCCCGTGGTGCGAGTCGACGACGCGCGGCTTGCGCTGGCGAAGGCCGCGGCGCGGCTCTACCCGCGCCAGCCGGCGACGATCGCGGCGGTGACCGGGACCAGCGGCAAGAGCTCGGTCGTCACCTTCCTCCGCCAGATCTGGAGCCACGCGGGGTTCAAGGCCGCGAGCCTCGGCACGCTCGGGGTTACGGGCCCTTCGGGCGCGACCTACGGTTCGCTGACGACCCCGGACCCGGTCTCGCTGCACCGGACGCTGGACGAGCTTGCGGGCGAGGGCGTCAGCCATCTCGCGATGGAGGCCTCGTCCCACGGGCTCGATCAGAAAAGACTGCACGGCGTTAACCTTAACGCCGCCGGTTTCACCAATCTCTCACGCGACCACATGGACTACCATCCGACGGTCGAGCACTACCGCGACGCCAAGCTGCGGCTGTTCCGCGAGCTGCTCCCCGGGGACGGGACGGCGGTGGTCTGGGCGGACGCGCCGGACGGCGCGGCCTTCGCAGACGCCGCGCAGCAGCGGGGACAGCGCCTGTTCACCGTCGGCGCGAGGGGCGAAACGTTAAGACTAACAGACGTTAAGACCGATGGGCTGGATCAGATCCTAAGCGTGGAGGGGATCGCCGGCCCACGCGATGTGCGACTTCCGCTCGCGGGCGCGTTCCAGGCCCAGAACGCCCTGACCGCCGCTGGCCTCGCCATCGCGACGGGCGTCGCGCCCGAGGTCGCCCTCGACGCGTTGGAGCGGCTCGAAGGGGTGCCTGGGCGGCTCGAGCTCGTCGGCGAGCGCGACGGCGCGGCGGTTTTCGTCGATTACGCCCACAAGCCGGACGCGGTCGCGTCCGCGCTCGCGGCGCTGCGTCCGTTCGCGAAGGGACGCCTCGTCGTGGTGTTCGGCGCCGGCGGCGACCGCGACCCGGGCAAGCGTCCGCTGATGGGCGAAGCCGCGACCGCGGCGGCCGACGCCGTCATCGTCACCGACGACAACCCGCGCGGCGAGGACCCCGCGACGATCCGCGCCGCGATCCTCGCCGCCGCGCCCGGCGCCCGCGAGATCGGCGACCGCAAGGCCGCGATCGAGACCGCTGTGTCCGAGCTACAGCCCGGCGATGTTCTCGTCGTCGCCGGCAAAGGTCACGAAACGGGCCAGATCGTGGGAGATCGGACGCTGCCGTTCTCGGACCACGACGTCGTCCGGGACGCTCTCAAGCGGAAGGGGACCGCCGCATGA
- the ftsW gene encoding putative lipid II flippase FtsW: MISRAERTVFGEWWWTVDRALLFAVGALMVLGVVLSLAASPPVAERIGVDMFHFVNRQVMFLPPALLIMVGVSFLSPRQVRRLAWVVFAFGMVMLAATLFIGMEIKGARRWISFGGLAVQPSEFVKPAFVVLSAWLFAEGSERRDMPGHLLAIALLGSVVGLLVLQPDLGQTVLSTAVWGALFFLAGLPWIWVVGLGGVGVVGLVAAYELLPHVARRIDRFMNPETGDTFQIDKATEAFASAGWFGKGPGEGTVKRIIPDGHTDFIAAVTAEEFGILFCIAIVSIYCFIVMRGLQHARREQDGFTRLAIAGLTMLFGLQAAINMAVNLHLMPAKGMTLPFISYGGSSLFALALGVGMLLALTRRRPRTDALASEIARHVRAHGATPVAARA, translated from the coding sequence ATGATCTCCCGCGCGGAACGCACCGTCTTCGGCGAATGGTGGTGGACGGTCGACAGGGCGCTGCTGTTCGCCGTCGGGGCGCTCATGGTGCTCGGCGTCGTGCTGTCGCTCGCGGCCTCGCCGCCGGTGGCCGAGCGCATCGGCGTCGACATGTTCCATTTCGTGAACCGGCAGGTGATGTTCCTGCCGCCGGCGCTGCTGATCATGGTCGGCGTGTCGTTTCTCAGCCCGCGCCAGGTGCGGCGGCTCGCCTGGGTCGTGTTCGCGTTCGGCATGGTGATGCTGGCCGCGACGCTGTTCATCGGCATGGAGATCAAGGGCGCCCGGCGCTGGATCAGCTTCGGCGGGCTCGCGGTGCAGCCGTCGGAGTTCGTGAAGCCGGCCTTCGTGGTTCTCTCGGCCTGGCTGTTCGCCGAGGGCTCCGAACGGCGCGACATGCCCGGCCATCTGCTCGCCATCGCGCTGCTGGGCTCGGTCGTCGGCCTGCTGGTGCTGCAGCCCGACCTGGGCCAGACCGTGCTTTCGACCGCGGTCTGGGGGGCGCTGTTCTTTCTCGCCGGCCTGCCCTGGATCTGGGTCGTGGGCCTCGGCGGCGTCGGCGTGGTGGGACTAGTCGCGGCCTATGAGCTGCTGCCCCACGTGGCGCGCCGCATCGACCGCTTCATGAATCCCGAAACCGGCGACACCTTCCAGATCGACAAGGCGACCGAGGCCTTCGCCTCCGCCGGCTGGTTCGGCAAGGGCCCGGGCGAGGGCACCGTCAAGCGCATCATCCCGGACGGGCACACCGACTTCATCGCCGCCGTGACGGCCGAGGAGTTCGGCATCCTGTTCTGCATCGCGATCGTGTCGATCTACTGCTTTATCGTCATGCGCGGGCTGCAGCACGCCCGCCGCGAACAGGACGGCTTCACTCGCCTCGCCATCGCCGGGCTCACCATGCTGTTCGGCCTGCAGGCGGCGATCAACATGGCGGTGAACCTGCACCTGATGCCGGCGAAGGGCATGACGCTGCCGTTCATCTCCTACGGCGGCTCGTCGCTGTTCGCGCTGGCGCTCGGCGTCGGCATGCTGCTCGCGCTGACGCGCCGCCGGCCGCGCACCGACGCGCTCGCCTCCGAGATCGCGCGGCATGTCCGCGCCCATGGCGCGACGCCGGTCGCGGCGCGCGCATGA
- the murB gene encoding UDP-N-acetylmuramate dehydrogenase, with the protein MTGTLAASLSAAMPKLRGRLSADQSLAESVWFRVGGKAEALFQPADDDDLAYFLSRLPAEVPYTVIGLGSNLLVRDGGLPGVTIKLGKPFALIAPGRDATLWAGAAAADKRVALEAMEAGIGGFAFFAGIPGALGGALAMNAGANGTETSDRVVEVFGFDRAGDAVTLSNAAMGYSYRHSSAPEGVIFTGALMRGERRERAAIKAEVDAVIAHREASQPTRSRTGGSTFKNPPGLSAWRLVDEAGCRGLTIRGAQVSELHTNFLINVGGATAADIEALGEEVRRRVKETSGVALEWEIKRIGVAG; encoded by the coding sequence ATGACGGGCACGCTCGCCGCCTCACTCTCCGCCGCCATGCCGAAGCTTCGCGGCAGGCTTTCGGCCGATCAGAGCCTGGCGGAATCCGTCTGGTTCCGGGTCGGCGGCAAGGCCGAGGCGCTGTTCCAGCCGGCCGACGACGACGATCTCGCCTACTTTCTCAGCCGGCTCCCGGCGGAGGTCCCTTACACGGTCATCGGCCTCGGTTCGAACCTGCTGGTGCGCGACGGCGGTCTGCCGGGCGTGACGATCAAGCTCGGCAAACCGTTCGCCCTGATCGCGCCGGGCCGCGACGCGACGCTTTGGGCGGGCGCTGCGGCGGCCGACAAGCGGGTGGCGCTGGAGGCGATGGAGGCGGGCATCGGCGGCTTCGCGTTCTTCGCCGGCATCCCTGGCGCGCTCGGCGGCGCGCTCGCCATGAACGCGGGCGCGAACGGGACCGAGACCTCCGACCGCGTCGTCGAGGTGTTCGGCTTCGACCGAGCGGGCGACGCGGTGACGCTCTCGAACGCCGCGATGGGCTACTCCTACCGCCACTCGTCGGCGCCGGAGGGGGTGATCTTCACCGGCGCCCTGATGCGGGGCGAGAGGCGCGAGCGCGCGGCCATCAAGGCGGAGGTCGACGCGGTGATCGCGCACCGCGAGGCCAGCCAGCCGACCCGGAGCCGCACCGGCGGCTCGACCTTCAAGAATCCGCCCGGCCTGTCTGCGTGGCGGCTCGTGGACGAGGCCGGGTGTCGCGGGCTGACGATCCGCGGCGCGCAGGTGTCGGAACTGCACACCAACTTCCTCATCAACGTCGGCGGCGCCACCGCGGCCGACATCGAGGCGCTGGGCGAAGAGGTCCGGCGGCGCGTGAAGGAAACCTCGGGCGTCGCGCTCGAGTGGGAGATCAAACGGATCGGAGTGGCGGGGTAA